A single window of Ictalurus furcatus strain D&B chromosome 3, Billie_1.0, whole genome shotgun sequence DNA harbors:
- the LOC128605402 gene encoding potassium voltage-gated channel subfamily G member 3-like, with protein sequence MKFGQSVCILNVGGTRYAFPMDVLKDFPLRRVSRLHSCASEREVLEVCDDYDRERNEFFFDRHAEAFGFLMFYVKHGKLRIVPRMCELSFYNEMIYWGLESSHLELCCQRRLDDRMSDTCTHFTEEERHVEDRDDQKEQEQLRRRGTGRVKDAKWLESMRRTFEEPASSVAAQILASVSVLFVIVSMVLLCASTLPDWKTAESNMVEEHRYTESIDHPAGIIEAVCIGWFTAECIVRFLVSRDKCEFVRRPLNIIDLLAITPYYISVTMTVLTGENSQLQRAGVTLRVLRMMRIFWVIKLARHFLGLQTLGLTLRRCYREMVMLLVFICVAMAIFGALAQLLEHGLDLKSSNEEYASIPAACWWVIISMTTVGYGDMYPITVPGRVLGGICVVSGIVLLALPITFIYHSFVQCYHELKFRSARCTRSLSAEFLN encoded by the exons ATGAAGTTTGGCCAAAGCGTTTGCATCTTAAACGTGGGCGGCACGCGGTACGCTTTCCCCATGGATGTGCTGAAGGACTTCCCTCTGAGGAGAGTGAGCCGCCTGCACAGCTGCGCGTCGGAGCGAGAGGTGCTCGAAGTGTGCGACGACTACGATCGGGAGCGCAACGAGTTCTTCTTCGACCGGCACGCTGAGGCATTCGGCTTCCTCATGTTCTACGTGAAGCACGGCAAACTGCGCATAGTGCCACGCATGTGCGAGCTCTCCTTCTACAACGAGATGATCTACTGGGGTTTGGAAAGCTCACACCTGGAACTGTGCTGCCAGCGTCGTCTGGACGATCGCATGTCCGACACATGCACGCACTTCACCGAGGAGGAGCGCCACGTCGAAGACAGAGATGACCAAAAGGAGCAAGAGCAGCTGAGGCGGCGAGGCACTGGCCGCGTAAAAGACGCCAAGTGGCTCGAGAGCATGCGCAGGACCTTCGAGGAGCCCGCGTCCTCAGTGGCCGCGCAGATCCTCGCTTCCGTCTCCGTCCTCTTCGTCATTGTGTCCATGGTGCTCCTGTGCGCGAGCACTCTGCCCGACTGGAAAACTGCCGAAAGTAACATGGTGGAGGAGCACAGGTACACAGAGTCTATAGACCATCCGGCCGG GATCATCGAGGCAGTGTGCATTGGCTGGTTCACAGCAGAGTGCATTGTGCGTTTCCTTGTGTCACGTGACAAGTGTGAGTTTGTGCGACGTCCACTGAATATCATTGACCTGCTGGCCATAACGCCTTACTACATCTCCGTGACCATGACAGTCCTGACTGGAGAGAACTCACAGTTGCAGAGGGCTGGTGTGACACTGCGTGTGCTACGCATGATGCGCATCTTCTGGGTGATCAAGCTGGCTCGCCACTTTCTGGGCCTGCAGACGCTGGGCCTAACACTGCGCCGCTGTTACCGTGAGATGGTCATGCTACTGGTGTTCATCTGCGTGGCCATGGCAATTTTTGGGGCCCTGGCCCAGCTGCTTGAGCATGGGCTTGACCTGAAATCCAGCAATGAGGAGTATGCCAGCATCCCTGCCGCCTGCTGGTGGGTTATTATCTCCATGACGACTGTCGGCTATGGAGACATGTACCCCATCACCGTGCCAGGGCGTGTGTTAGGAGGCATTTGTGTGGTGAGTGGCATAGTGCTGTTGGCACTGCCCATTACTTTTATCTACCACAGCTTCGTGCAGTGCTACCATGAGCTCAAGTTCCGCTCCGCTCGCTGTACCAGGAGCCTCTCGGCTGAGTTCCTCAACTGA